In Planctomycetia bacterium, one DNA window encodes the following:
- the fliM gene encoding flagellar motor switch protein FliM codes for MTEVLDPNEVNALLDAVATDSDGDDFEFAGDRRRQGREVTEYDFKRPERVSKEQMRALQSIHESFARSFGASLSAFLRTIVETHVATAEQLTYSEFIHSLPSPTCFNLLSAETLTGKMCLEISPLIVFPIIDRLLGGTNSDIFIPQRPLTLIEQRLVNRILDRALENLSEAWSELIEVKFDLAGHESNPHLVQIVAPNEVVVVVGFELKVGARAGTMSICIPFNVIEPVIGKLATQSWLAYSRGTVNTAHRRALTQKLRNAEINLRAYLGQTRITLADLMSLAPGDLIRLDKLVTEEMSLQVEGRDKFLGRLGQLRGNRAFRVTKKIDEIGRSDDAGCHRQSGDSPAETRARSVI; via the coding sequence ATGACCGAAGTCCTCGATCCAAACGAAGTCAACGCGCTGCTCGATGCGGTCGCCACCGACAGCGACGGCGACGATTTCGAATTCGCCGGCGACCGCCGCCGCCAAGGCCGCGAAGTCACCGAATACGACTTCAAACGTCCCGAACGCGTCAGCAAGGAGCAGATGCGGGCGCTGCAATCGATTCACGAGTCGTTCGCTCGCAGCTTCGGGGCGTCGCTCTCGGCATTCCTTCGCACCATCGTCGAAACGCACGTCGCGACGGCCGAGCAGCTCACCTACAGCGAGTTCATCCATTCGCTGCCCAGCCCGACCTGTTTCAATCTACTGTCGGCCGAGACGCTGACCGGCAAGATGTGTCTTGAGATCAGCCCGCTCATCGTCTTCCCGATCATCGACCGCCTTCTGGGCGGCACCAACTCGGACATTTTCATCCCCCAGCGGCCGCTGACGCTCATCGAACAGCGACTGGTGAACCGCATCCTCGATCGCGCGCTGGAGAATCTGTCCGAAGCATGGAGCGAGCTGATCGAGGTGAAGTTCGACCTGGCCGGGCACGAGAGCAATCCGCACCTCGTGCAGATTGTCGCGCCGAACGAAGTGGTCGTCGTGGTGGGTTTCGAATTGAAGGTCGGCGCTCGCGCGGGCACGATGAGCATCTGCATTCCGTTCAACGTCATCGAGCCGGTCATCGGCAAGCTCGCGACGCAAAGCTGGCTGGCCTACAGCCGCGGGACGGTCAACACGGCCCATCGCCGCGCGCTGACGCAGAAGCTTCGCAACGCGGAGATCAATCTGCGCGCGTATCTCGGCCAAACACGCATCACCCTGGCCGACCTGATGTCGCTCGCGCCGGGCGATCTGATCCGGCTCGACAAGCTCGTCACCGAGGAAATGAGCCTGCAAGTCGAAGGCCGGGACAAGTTCCTGGGACGGCTGGGTCAGCTCCGCGGCAACCGGGCCTTCCGCGTCACGAAGAAAATCGACGAGATCGGGCGAAGCGACGACGCCGGCTGCCATCGGCAATCGGGTGATTCCCCGGCCGAAACACGCGCTCGCAGCGTGATATAA
- the trmB gene encoding tRNA (guanosine(46)-N7)-methyltransferase TrmB — translation MPTLEDILLSPEVVSERVDFGAIFGNDRPVEMEIGCGKGAFLLRMARAHPDRNFFGIEWARAFCEYCADRLARWGVTNARMVRTDAKILVMHRLPPASLTALHVYHPDPWPKKRHHKRRLFTPDAAAAMARALVPGGRLAVQTDHAEYYEQIRAVLGGVADFAEIDFDDPAFGTAGSRTETNYEIKYVREGRPIYRMAVRKR, via the coding sequence GTGCCGACGCTTGAGGACATTCTGCTTTCGCCCGAGGTCGTCTCGGAGCGCGTCGATTTCGGAGCGATCTTCGGGAACGACCGGCCCGTCGAGATGGAGATCGGCTGCGGCAAGGGGGCGTTTCTGCTGCGGATGGCCCGCGCGCATCCCGACCGCAACTTTTTCGGCATCGAATGGGCCAGAGCGTTCTGCGAGTATTGTGCCGATCGTCTGGCACGCTGGGGCGTCACCAACGCGCGCATGGTCCGCACCGACGCGAAGATTCTCGTGATGCACCGCCTGCCGCCGGCGAGCCTGACCGCGCTGCACGTCTACCACCCCGACCCCTGGCCCAAAAAACGCCACCACAAGCGGCGGCTCTTCACGCCCGACGCGGCCGCGGCGATGGCCCGGGCGCTGGTCCCCGGCGGTCGTCTGGCCGTGCAGACCGATCACGCCGAGTATTACGAGCAGATTCGCGCCGTGCTGGGCGGCGTGGCGGATTTCGCGGAGATCGACTTCGACGATCCGGCGTTCGGCACGGCCGGATCACGGACCGAGACAAATTACGAGATCAAGTACGTGCGCGAGGGACGGCCGATCTATCGCATGGCCGTGAGGAAGCGATGA
- a CDS encoding endonuclease V — MRHRWNPSPTAAIRLQRALADRVVERVVPARSVRLVAGGDAAFVAGAPQIIAGWIVWDVRKHAVIESASVHRKVTFPYVPGLLSFREAPALLAAARQLRSVPDVFILDGHGRAHPRRLGIASHLGLLLDRPTIGCAKSRLCGEHVEPGNTRGDAVDLRFDGERIGRVLRTRTGVKPIYVSVGHLVRLADAERIVLRCCTGYRLPEPTRLAHQLVTRLRRDASA, encoded by the coding sequence ATCCGCCATCGCTGGAATCCCTCACCCACCGCGGCCATCCGATTGCAGCGCGCGCTGGCTGACCGCGTTGTCGAGCGCGTTGTGCCGGCGCGATCCGTACGGCTCGTCGCCGGGGGCGATGCCGCGTTTGTCGCGGGCGCCCCGCAGATCATCGCCGGATGGATCGTCTGGGACGTTCGCAAGCATGCGGTGATCGAGTCGGCATCCGTTCATCGCAAGGTGACGTTCCCCTATGTGCCGGGATTGCTTTCCTTTCGCGAGGCGCCCGCCCTGCTTGCGGCCGCGCGCCAACTCCGTTCGGTGCCCGATGTGTTCATCCTCGATGGTCACGGGCGAGCGCATCCCCGCCGTCTCGGCATTGCTTCGCATTTGGGGCTCTTGCTCGACCGGCCGACCATCGGCTGCGCGAAAAGTCGACTGTGCGGCGAGCACGTCGAACCGGGCAACACACGGGGCGATGCCGTCGATCTGCGATTCGATGGCGAACGAATCGGCCGCGTGCTGCGAACTCGCACCGGGGTGAAGCCGATCTATGTCAGCGTCGGCCACCTCGTGCGACTGGCGGATGCGGAGCGAATCGTGTTACGATGCTGCACGGGCTATCGTCTGCCGGAGCCGACCCGCCTGGCGCATCAGCTCGTCACGCGACTTCGCCGGGATGCCTCCGCCTGA
- the yidD gene encoding membrane protein insertion efficiency factor YidD produces the protein MRPTVGTTPTLHRLIALLARGVRWIARPLGRIVFLVNTVTIRALTLTIRAYQFALRPLLPGHCRFEPSCSEYALDAIRRNGPWRGSVQAVRRILRCHPWGGFGYDPVP, from the coding sequence ATGAGACCAACTGTGGGGACAACGCCGACGCTGCATCGCCTGATCGCGCTGTTGGCGCGCGGTGTGCGGTGGATCGCTCGGCCGCTGGGGCGGATCGTGTTCCTGGTTAACACGGTGACGATCCGAGCGCTGACGCTGACGATCCGGGCGTACCAATTCGCGCTGCGCCCCCTGCTGCCCGGGCATTGCCGATTTGAGCCGTCGTGCAGTGAGTACGCGCTCGACGCGATCCGGCGAAACGGTCCATGGCGAGGTTCGGTGCAGGCCGTTCGGCGCATCCTGCGCTGTCACCCGTGGGGCGGATTCGGCTACGATCCGGTGCCGTAG